The DNA segment GAAATTGAACTTGGATTCAGAGAAATGAAACAATCGTTATTAGACAACCGATTTACTTTACGAAGTAATCAGCCAGAACTCATTAGGCAAGAGTTATGGGGCATATTACTTGCGTATAATTTAATACGCTATCAGATGGTGCTAATGGCAACATCACTCGATGACATCCACCCAAATCAATTAAGTTTTCATGGTGCTTCGATGCACATCATTCATGAGCTAACTCAATTATCATTTTGTACTCCAGGGAATATACCTAAGTACACAATGAATATTACTCAGGCTGCCAAGCAATTTATTTTACCAAATCGGCGAGAGAGGAAATATCCAAGGTTGTTGAAATGCTCAAAGGATAGGTATCCCGTGAAAAAAAGAAATGCCGTTCACCTTAAGTGAACGGCATTACGCGATAGCGTCCTTTTTTTATCGTTAAAATCTAACCAAAAATTAGTCAGTTTTTGCGGCTAAATATTTAATTAACGCCGTAAGTTTAATATTAAATTGTTCACCACGCGCCTTAATAGAACCCATGTTAATCTGATATTTACCATTCACGATTAATGCTGGTACGCCACGGATATTCTTGTTAGCGGTGTTTTTATCCATACGCGCTACTTTACCGTTAACAGCAAAACTATTTACTGCCGCATCAAATTTCTTACCGTCGATACCGGCATCCGTAAACACGGTACGAATATCGTCACGACTAGAAAAACGACGCTTTTGATCATGGATCGCAGTGAAAATTGCCGATGACATTTGGTGCTCAACATTCAATAGCTCTGCAGTCGCAAATGCTTTTTGCATTTCGATACCCATTTCACGACCAATAAAAGCAACGTGATTTTTTTCTACTTTAATATCGCTATCAGCGAGACGTTTAGTGACGTCTGTCATGATCGGTTCGAATTTATTACAGTGTGGGCAAAAATACGAAAAGTACTCAGCAACTTGTGGTTTGGATGTTGCCTGCTCAGAGATAACATCATAATGCACACCTTCTTTAAACTGTGCCGCATTAGCAAAGGGTAAAAATAGCATTACAGTGATCAATATAAATAATTTTTTCATCATTTTCCTTCCTGAAAATTGAATTAAACATAATTAACTGTACAAAAATTTAGTAATTAGGAATGAGAGATAACGGCGGTTTTTGTATATTATCAATCTGCTCATGTAAAAATTTCACCTGTTGTTGCCAATACTCCTCATCGGTAAACCAAGCAAAATGACGTTTAAAAGCAGGATCATCCCAGCGTTTAGCAATCCAGCCCATGTAATTCATCATGCGCATGCCGCGTAATGGCTCAATCAATTGCAACTGCTTGGCATCAAAGGAACAAAACTCCTCATAACCTTCAAGCATCACTTCCAATTGCAACAATTGTTCGTGCCGTTCACCATGTAGCATCA comes from the Moritella yayanosii genome and includes:
- a CDS encoding thiol:disulfide interchange protein DsbA/DsbL; translation: MMKKLFILITVMLFLPFANAAQFKEGVHYDVISEQATSKPQVAEYFSYFCPHCNKFEPIMTDVTKRLADSDIKVEKNHVAFIGREMGIEMQKAFATAELLNVEHQMSSAIFTAIHDQKRRFSSRDDIRTVFTDAGIDGKKFDAAVNSFAVNGKVARMDKNTANKNIRGVPALIVNGKYQINMGSIKARGEQFNIKLTALIKYLAAKTD